A genome region from Plasmodium vivax chromosome 11, whole genome shotgun sequence includes the following:
- a CDS encoding S-phase kinase-associated protein 1A, putative (encoded by transcript PVX_115310A), with protein MKNDKIKLVSFEGDEFIVDKYTASMSTVILNILEVMTAEEDTIPLPNIKTPILKKIIEYMEYHINNPAEEIPKPLITSNLQDVVSSWDYDFVNTDKETLYELIEASNYLDIKPLLDLTCGKIASMMKDKTTEEIRAEFDIVNDFTREEEKQIREENRWCGDI; from the exons GGGGATGAATTCATCGTCGATAAGTACACTGCCTCCATGTCCACGGTCATACTGAACATACTCGAAG tAATGACGGCCGAGGAAGACACCATACCGCTCCCAAACATAAAAACGCCCattctaaaaaaaatcatcgaATATATGGAGTACCACATTAACAACCCCGCGGAAGAAATCCCCAAGCCCCTCATCACCTCCAACCTGCAGGAC GTTGTCTCTAGCTGGGACTACGATTTTGTCAACACGGATAAGGAAACCCTGTACGAGCTAATAgag GCGTCCAACTACCTCGACATAAAGCCGCTGCTAGACTTGACCTGTGGAAAGATCGCCTCCATGATGAAGGACAAAACCACCGAAGAAATTCGAGCGGAATTTGACATCGTCAACGACTTCACcagagaggaagaaaaacag ATACGGGAAGAAAACAGATGGTGCGGTGACATCTGA
- a CDS encoding phosphatidyl serine syntase, putative (encoded by transcript PVX_115300A), whose product MMYTKMFSVYFFGSSFLATLLLAYQSDSWDYRTRLNIASLMALANFLAVATVFKKYVYSVKRDAITIFVNALIIFYYPLVMFLHFFTTSEVRSMIKHTFKNIAFHTVEKSYMENCNSFDNVMDKIDVFVAAHLVGWFIKTLAIRSFFMLNFNSVLFELIELKFQHILPNFYECWWDHIILDVLGCNLAGILIGLLVLKWLNFPLFPWKIPGKFKPNKKGIIFPTVDRLLRKVFTNSSSVVLLVFYSLMTSLIDLNLFFLKAEVHLLQTNFLVLIRETVIVAISFKGSIHLHRAITEKLNPKRLYYIIATSGILLLELHLAIRWKHNLVSDKSDLTRINMVWLSMGSTLSSAMALLYVNECLI is encoded by the exons ATgatgtacacaaaaat GTTCAGTGTGTATTTCTTCGGGAGCTCTTTCCTGGCCACTCTGCTGTTGGCATACCAAAGTGACAGTTGGGACTACAGGACGAGGCTAAACAT AGCCTCACTGATGGCACTCGCCAACTTCCTAGCAGTGGCAACTGTGTTCAAAAAATACGTCTACTCTGTAAAAAGAGACGCCATCACGATTTTCGTAAATGcgttaattattttttactatccCTTAGTCATGTTCCtccactttttt acGACGAGTGAGGTCCGATCCATGATAAAACACACCTTCAAGAACATAGCATTCCACACAGTAGAAAAGTCTTACATGGAGAATTGCAACTCCTTCGACAACGTCATG GACAAAATTGACGTGTTCGTGGCAGCCCACTTGGTAGGCTGGTTCATCAAGACACTGGCCATTCGTAgttttttcatgttaaaTTTCAATAGCGTATTATTCGAATTGATAGAATTAAAATTTCAGCACATTTTGCCCAACTTTTACGAGTGCTGGTGGGACCAC ATCATATTAGACGTCCTTGGGTGTAACTTGGCGGGAATCCTGATAGGGCTCCTCGTTTTGAAGTGGCTAAATTTTCCA CTATTTCCCTGGAAAATTCCAGGAAAATTTAAACCGAATAAAAAGGGCATCATATTTCCAACCGTGGATAGACT GTTAAGGAAGGTCTTTACAAATAGCAGCTCCGTGGTGCTGTTAGTTTTCTACTCCCTGATGACGAGTCTGATCGAtttaaacttattttttttaaaggccGAAGTGCATTTGTTGCAAACGAATTTTTTAGTACTAATACGGGAAACAGTCATCGTCGCAATTTCGT TTAAAGGCAGCATTCACCTACACCGCGCGATTACAGAAAA GCTAAACCCTAAGCGCCTGTACTACATCATTGCTACATCGGGAATTCTCTTGTTAGAACTTCATTTGGCCATAAGGTGGAAACACAACTTGGTGTCGGACAAGTCTGACCTTACTAGAATTAAC ATGGTTTGGCTTTCGATGGGTTCAACCCTTTCCTCGGCGATGGCACTTCTCTACGTCAACGAGTGCCTAATTTAA
- a CDS encoding hypothetical protein, conserved (encoded by transcript PVX_115305A): MEHKEMESENNNKELVKEEQLKKEDQATKKAPESSEENEMPLVNSVSLGKHLLSGSSLKKGISVSVRGRAANAGANAKQAGSAWKKKDEKNNEEAGEEKEKKIDDESFPDLLESTEKIKSELSKDKDKKKKQLKDFKKGDEHFLNNNAGLEKMKINGFPEKKKFGMNMFEGQKKNENNQKKWFEGSADVSGGNNNAPNENNEQTVKNGYIMPGFKGKHMIGFRCFLKRGLQSPAPLPPTTLPQEENFFFENVEQKGGMQKKSARMGQQVGQTINMPMGQPLGQPLTMPMGQPLTMSMGQPLTMPMGQPLTMPMGQPLSMPMGQPLNMQMGQPLNMQMGQPLNMQMNFPMNNMPPNMQGNSGQQRNNQSSLMANLEGAFERGGLAAGGMDQGSLPFASMATHNNQNKFNDNGGNMMKGNNFNRSGKNFANSNSNMHNAEDMVNAKVANNASGGQGNNANHMKRNEKREDRNFRRKDIDTESNWRVASSANRNSGGGEADKMNTGGGNNSGSGKNVRGHNNSGGGGSGVNMGSMAGSGMVPNGMTPNGMAPNGINPNGMNPNGMNPNGMTSNNVKGNFGNGKMANMNFQGAANMAGNNKNIFMKSNEEAKNNSAFKGNNLNSKNEMGGEGFGKMANFGNANNSNNQKFDFNKNSFGGNFGSGNKVMHSMDLRKARMREMRNMNEQNSKVNEG; this comes from the exons ATGGAGCATAAGGAAATGGAGAGTGAGAATAACAACAAAG AACTCGTCAAGGAAGAGCAgttgaaaaaggaagaccAGGCGACGAAGAAGGCTCCCGAAAGTTCAgaggaaaatgaaatgcCACTTGTTAACAGCGTCTCCCTGGGGAAGCACCTCCTCAGCGGGAGTTCCCTGAAGAAGG GCATCAGCGTGAGCGTTAGAGGAAGGGCAGCGAACGCAGGCGCAAATGCAAAGCAAGCTGGTTCggcgtggaaaaaaaaagacgaaaaGAATAATGAAGAGGCAGGagaagagaaggagaaaaaaatagacgaCGAGTCCTTCCCAGATTTGCTAGAgtcaacagaaaaaataaaatcagaACTATCGAAAGATaaagataagaaaaaaaaacaattaaaagattttaaaaaaggagatgaaCACTTTCTAAATAATAATGCCggattggaaaaaatgaaaattaatgGTTTcccggaaaaaaaaaaatttggaatgAACATGTTTGAGgggcagaagaaaaatgagaataaCCAGAAGAAGTGGTTTGAAGGGTCTGCTGATGTGAGTGGAGGAAACAATAATGCTCCGAATGAAAACAACGAGCAGACGGTTAAGAATGGGTATATCATGCCCGGGTTTAAGGGGAAGCACATGATTGGCTTTAGGTGCTTTTTAAAGCGCGGGTTGCAGAGCCctgcgccgcttccccccacgaCGTTGCCACAGGAGGAGAATTTCTTCTTCGAAAATGTGGAGCAGAAGGGCGGCATGCAGAAGAAGAGTGCGAGGATGGGGCAGCAGGTGGGGCAAACGATTAACATGCCGATGGGCCAACCGCTGGGCCAACCGCTTACCATGCCGATGGGTCAGCCGCTCACCATGTCGATGGGCCAACCGCTTACCATGCCGATGGGTCAGCCGCTTACCATGCCTATGGGTCAGCCACTGAGCATGCCTATGGGTCAACCGCTTAACATGCAGATGGGCCAACCGCTTAACATGCAGATGGGCCAACCGCTTAACATGCAGATGAATTTCCCTATGAATAATATGCCCCCCAATATGCAAGGAAATAGCGGTCAGCAGAGGAACAATCAGAGCAGCCTCATGGCCAACTTAGAAGGCGCATTTGAAAGGGGAGGACTAGCAGCAGGGGGGATGGACCAAGGAAGTCTCCCATTCGCGTCCATGGCCACACACAACAAtcaaaacaaatttaatgATAACGGAGGAAATATGATGAagggaaataattttaataggagcggaaaaaattttgctaaCAGTAATAGCAACATGCATAATGCTGAAGATATGGTGAATGCTAAAGTGGCGAATAATGCCTCGGGGGGACAAGGGAATAATGCAAATCATATGAagagaaatgaaaagagaGAGGATAGGAATTTTAGGAGAAAGGATATAGATACGGAAAGCAACTGGAGAGTCGCCAGTTCTGCGAATAGGAACTCTGGGGGTGGAGAGGCGGACAAAATGAACACGGGGGGGGGTAATAACAGCGGAAGTGGTAAGAATGTGAGGGGGCACAACAATTCCGGCGGTGGTGGAAGCGGCGTGAATATGGGAAGCATGGCTGGAAGCGGGATGGTCCCGAATGGAATGACTCCAAATGGGATGGCTCCAAATGGGATTAACCCAAACGGGATGAACCCCAACGGGATGAACCCCAACGGGATGACTTCTAACAACGTGAAGGGCAACTTCGGGAACGGCAAAATGGCCAACATGAATTTCCAGGGCGCGGCAAACATGGCCGGAAATaacaaaaacatttttatgaagagCAACGAGGAGGCGAAAAACAACAGCGCCTTCAAGGGAAACAATTTgaatagcaaaaatgaaatgggTGGGGAGGGCTTTGGGAAGATGGCCAACTTTGGAAACGCGAACAACAGCAATAACCAGAAATTTGATTTTAACAAGAATTCCTTCGGAGGAAACTTTGGTTCGGGCAACAAAGTGATGCACTCGATGGATTTGAGAAAGGCCAGGATGAGGGAGATGAGAAATATGAATGAGCAGAATAGCAAAGTGAACGAGGGGTAG
- a CDS encoding hypothetical protein, conserved (encoded by transcript PVX_115295A): MDPYLGTPLKFTEGIKNGVIEMGNPNMAASEIKKHIMRHLELDKKFYQLFLRVLEISENLRNNLKATFKEVKKDVTDYLLNDEQFLKKKKDENWLKEKLCAVEEVIRELSTVVLHVGQNCKSLRELFLCLYMYVYESPSGESPSGEPPPGESPSGEVPVGGSPLSAHAVSCSSGMTEPPTVASLLSQNKISEHEFEVARTKGTFVSDCYTIGEINKMVRRCLMLCSQPTVSSHHLTKQIKSFFLLTAVMFHMEKDIQVRIKICNLISSEIHMNMLNIKKCTMILMHNPYLNKIKRLSNMF, encoded by the coding sequence ATGGACCCCTACTTGGGAACGCCCCTCAAATTCAcagaaggaataaaaaatggggtcATCGAAATGGGGAACCCAAACATGGCAGCcagcgaaataaaaaagcatatAATGAGGCATCTCGaattagataaaaaattttaccaaCTGTTCTTAAGGGTGTTGGAAATCTCAGAAAATTTGCGCAACAATTTGAAGGCCACTTTTaaggaagtgaaaaaagatGTGACTGATTATTTGCTTAATGACgagcaatttttaaaaaaaaaaaaagacgaaaaTTGGCTAAAGGAAAAACTATGTGCTGTCGAGGAGGTGATAAGGGAGTTGTCCACGGTGGTGCTGCACGTTGGCCAGAATTGCAAAAGTTTGAGGGAGTTGTTTTTGTGTCtgtacatgtacgtatatgAGTCCCCCTCTGGTGAGTCTCCCTCTGGTGAGCCTCCCCCTGGTGAATCTCCCTCTGGTGAGGTGCCCGTGGGGGGGTCGCCCCTCAGTGCCCACGCTGTTAGCTGCTCAAGCGGCATGACGGAGCCCCCCACAGTTGCAAGCCTACTATCACAGAACAAAATAAGTGAACACGAGTTTGAGGTGGCCCGCACAAAGGGCACATTCGTATCTGATTGTTACACCATCGGGGagattaacaaaatggtaaGGAGGTGCCTCATGCTGTGTTCCCAACCCACGGTGTCTTCTCACCACTtaacaaaacaaataaaaagtttttttttgttaacagCTGTAATGTTTCACATGGAGAAGGACATACAAGTgagaattaaaatttgtaatttaaTCTCAAGTGAAATACATATGAACATgttgaatataaaaaaatgtaccatgATACTTATGCACAATCcgtatttaaataaaataaaacggcTATCAAATATGTTTTAG